The DNA region CTACGGCGGCACCAGCGAGGTCATGAAGTCGATCATCGCCAAGTCCATGGGCCTCTGAGAGCGGCTACGTTCGTTCCATGAGCGCAGCACTCGACTCCCTGCTCGATCTGCTCGACCTGGAGCAGATCGAGCGGGACATCTTCCGGGGTACGAGCCGTTCGGCGGTCGTGCCCCGCGTCTTCGGCGGCCAGGTCGCGGCCCAGGCCCTGGTCGCCGCGGGCCGTACCGTCCCCGCCGACCGGACCGCCCACTCCCTGCACTCCTACTTCCTCCGGATGGGCGACCCGGGCGCGCCGATCGTCTACAGCGTCGACCGCATCCGCGACGGCCGCTCCTTCACCACCCGGCGGGTCGTCGCCGTCCAGCACGGCCAGCCGATCTTCCATCTCTCGGCCTCGTTCCAGACGTACGAGGAGGGCCTGGAGCACCAGGCGGCCATGCCGCCCGCCCCGGACCCGGAGACTCTGCCCACGGCGGCGCAGCTGCTGCCCCGGTACGCGGACCGCTTCAGCGAGCCGGGGGTCGTGGACCGGCTGATCGAGGCGCGGGCCGCGGTCGACCTGCGGTACGTGGACGCCCCGCCCTTCGGCAGCGTCGGCGAACCGCGTGAGCCCCGCTCCCAGGTGTGGTTCCGCACCAACGGCAAGCTCGTGGACGATCCGCTGCTCCATGTCTGCATGGCGACGTACGTCTCCGACATGACGCTGCTCGACTCGGTGCTCCTCGCCCACGGTCGCGGGGGCTGGGCCGTCGGCGACGTGGTCGGCGCGAGCCTGGACCACGCGATGTGGTTCCACCGGCCGTTCCGGGCCGACGAATGGCTGCTGTACGACCAGGAGTCACCGTCCGCGTCCGGCGGGCGCGGGCTCGGTCAGGCCCGGATCTACACGCAGGACGGCTGGCTGGCGATCACCGTCATCCAGGAGGGCGTGGTCCGCGTCCCCCGGGACTGACGCGTCCCGCGTCGGCGGGCCGCGGGCCGCCGGTTCGGACATACTCCCCACCATGGGCGACGAGACCGTGGACGAAGCCGTGAGCGACGCGAAGACCGGTGGCGGGGAGTCCACGTTCACGGTCGTCGTCGCGGCGGTCGCCAATCTCGGCATCGCCGTGGCGAAGGCCGTCGCCGGGCTGATCAGCGGGTCGAGCGCGATGCTCTCCGAGGCGGCGCACTCGGTCGCCGACACGGTCACCGAGCTGCTGCTGCTCACCGCGCTGAAACGCAGCGAGAAGCCTGCGGACGAGGAACACCCGCTGGGCTACGGCCCGGAACGCTACATCTGGGCGA from Streptomyces sp. NBC_01591 includes:
- a CDS encoding acyl-CoA thioesterase, whose product is MSAALDSLLDLLDLEQIERDIFRGTSRSAVVPRVFGGQVAAQALVAAGRTVPADRTAHSLHSYFLRMGDPGAPIVYSVDRIRDGRSFTTRRVVAVQHGQPIFHLSASFQTYEEGLEHQAAMPPAPDPETLPTAAQLLPRYADRFSEPGVVDRLIEARAAVDLRYVDAPPFGSVGEPREPRSQVWFRTNGKLVDDPLLHVCMATYVSDMTLLDSVLLAHGRGGWAVGDVVGASLDHAMWFHRPFRADEWLLYDQESPSASGGRGLGQARIYTQDGWLAITVIQEGVVRVPRD